A genomic region of Blattabacterium cuenoti contains the following coding sequences:
- a CDS encoding TPM domain-containing protein, translating into MKKILKGIIKFLLILLLIFTNSVQGQLNIPENPKKIYPVNDYAGVLSHIQIQELNERLIQYSKKTSTEILISIVRDLYGEDPNFLASKWGNKWHIGKKYKNNGIIILLSINDKKISIQNGYGIEPYLTDFTTRRIIQKIKPLLKKNLYYKAIDISIKEIFRIMKNEYINKENKKNHFSKWNFVFSISVFLMMFFFICLCKKRIDPSLLNTLFLTNILLFKKKYSDNEDSFDGFGEGGNFGGGGSCDNW; encoded by the coding sequence ATGAAAAAAATCCTAAAAGGAATTATTAAATTCTTACTCATTTTACTACTAATTTTCACAAATTCAGTACAAGGACAATTGAATATCCCTGAAAATCCAAAAAAAATATATCCCGTTAACGACTATGCAGGAGTATTATCACACATTCAAATACAAGAATTAAATGAAAGACTCATTCAATATTCAAAAAAAACATCCACAGAAATTTTAATTTCTATTGTTCGAGATCTTTATGGAGAAGATCCAAATTTTTTAGCTTCTAAATGGGGAAATAAATGGCATATTGGAAAAAAATATAAAAACAATGGAATTATCATCTTATTATCTATAAACGATAAAAAAATATCCATTCAAAATGGATACGGAATAGAGCCATACTTGACCGATTTTACCACTCGACGCATCATCCAAAAAATAAAACCTCTTTTAAAGAAAAATCTATACTATAAAGCTATAGATATAAGTATTAAAGAGATATTTAGAATCATGAAAAATGAATATATAAACAAGGAAAACAAAAAAAATCATTTTTCCAAATGGAATTTTGTTTTTTCTATTAGTGTTTTTTTGATGATGTTTTTTTTCATATGCTTATGTAAAAAAAGAATAGATCCTTCATTATTAAATACATTATTTTTAACGAATATTCTACTATTCAAAAAAAAATATTCCGATAATGAAGATAGTTTTGATGGATTCGGAGAAGGTGGAAATTTTGGAGGTGGTGGATCATGCGACAACTGGTAA